In one Mycobacterium heckeshornense genomic region, the following are encoded:
- a CDS encoding IS110 family transposase, which yields MTRPAAIIADQARMRRDLQPLRPGDEIAVELRILTSRRADLVADRTRAINRLRAQLLEYFPALERAFDYSTSKAALILLTGYQTPDGLRRAGAAELAAWLRKRKARNADAVASKALAAANAQHTIVPGQHLAATVVARLAKEVMALDIEIDDTETMIEERFRRHRHAEIILSMPGFGVVLGAEFLAATGGDICGFDSVDRLAGVSGLAPVPRDSGRISGNLKRPRRYHRRLLRACYLSAQIAIRTDAASRTYYDRKRSEGKTHTQAVLALARRRLNVVWAMLRDGTAYQPAPTAAAA from the coding sequence ATGACACGCCCCGCCGCGATCATTGCCGATCAGGCCCGGATGCGCCGCGACCTGCAGCCGTTGCGACCCGGCGACGAGATCGCGGTGGAACTGCGCATCCTCACCAGCCGGCGCGCTGATTTGGTGGCCGATCGCACCCGGGCGATCAACCGGCTGCGGGCCCAGCTGCTGGAATACTTCCCCGCCCTGGAACGCGCCTTTGACTACAGCACCAGCAAGGCCGCGTTGATTTTGCTTACCGGCTATCAAACGCCTGACGGGCTGCGCCGCGCCGGTGCTGCTGAGCTGGCCGCCTGGTTGCGAAAACGTAAGGCCCGCAATGCCGATGCTGTCGCGTCCAAAGCCCTTGCGGCCGCTAACGCCCAGCACACCATCGTGCCCGGACAACACCTGGCTGCCACCGTGGTGGCTCGCCTGGCTAAGGAGGTGATGGCCCTCGACATCGAAATCGACGACACCGAGACGATGATCGAGGAGCGATTTCGCCGCCACCGCCACGCTGAAATCATCTTGAGCATGCCCGGCTTCGGTGTCGTGCTCGGCGCCGAGTTCCTCGCCGCCACCGGCGGCGACATATGCGGCTTCGACTCCGTCGACCGCCTCGCCGGCGTGTCCGGACTGGCCCCGGTACCCCGCGACTCCGGGCGCATCAGCGGCAACCTCAAACGCCCCCGCCGCTACCACCGCCGCCTGCTGCGCGCCTGCTACCTGTCCGCCCAAATCGCCATCCGCACCGACGCCGCCTCGCGCACCTACTACGACCGCAAAAGATCCGAAGGCAAAACCCACACCCAAGCCGTCCTCGCTTTGGCGCGCCGCCGCCTCAACGTGGTATGGGCCATGCTCCGCGACGGCACGGCATACCAGCCCGCACCTACCGCCGCGGCGGCTTGA